The following coding sequences are from one Methanobacterium sp. window:
- a CDS encoding TrpB-like pyridoxal phosphate-dependent enzyme, producing the protein MYKVTLSEKEIPKKWYNIVADLPVEPPMPDQTEEGRQIESLPKIFSKGVLEQEMSTDRWIEIPKEVRKVYKMIGRPSPLFRATGLEDYLDTPAKIYYKREDYSPTGSHKLNTAIAQAYYAKQDGVERLTTETGAGQWGTALSLACSMMGLDCTVYMVKVSFEQKPYRKTIMQVYDGEVIPSPSDRTEFGRKILAETPDHPGSLGIAISEAMEQALNDEKTYYSLGSVLNHVMLHQTVIGLETKKQMEKIGEDPDTIVGCVGGGSNFAGATFPFIKDQLDEKIDCKFIAAEPSSCPTLTKGEYKYDFGDTAGLTPLLKMYTLGHDFVPPSVHAGGLRYHGMSSLVSLLVHEGIVEARSVEQEDIFKSGTTFAKCEGVVPAPETCHAIKVGIDEALECKKNKEEKNIIINFSGHGMLDLKGYDDYINGTLKGK; encoded by the coding sequence ATGTATAAAGTTACATTATCAGAGAAAGAAATTCCAAAAAAATGGTATAACATAGTAGCAGACTTACCTGTAGAACCACCAATGCCCGATCAAACAGAAGAGGGGCGACAGATTGAAAGTTTACCAAAAATATTTTCTAAAGGCGTTTTAGAACAGGAAATGTCCACAGACCGGTGGATTGAAATTCCAAAGGAAGTAAGAAAAGTATATAAAATGATTGGAAGACCAAGCCCACTATTCAGAGCAACCGGACTTGAAGATTATCTTGATACTCCTGCAAAGATTTATTATAAAAGGGAAGACTATTCACCAACAGGAAGCCATAAACTAAATACGGCCATTGCACAGGCATATTATGCTAAGCAAGATGGTGTAGAACGACTTACAACAGAAACAGGTGCCGGACAATGGGGTACAGCGTTATCACTTGCATGTTCCATGATGGGCCTTGATTGTACTGTTTACATGGTTAAAGTTTCATTTGAACAAAAACCATACAGAAAAACAATAATGCAGGTCTACGACGGAGAAGTTATACCTTCACCAAGTGATAGAACCGAATTTGGAAGAAAAATTTTAGCTGAAACCCCTGACCACCCAGGATCCCTAGGAATTGCCATATCTGAAGCAATGGAACAGGCATTAAATGATGAAAAGACATATTATTCACTTGGAAGTGTTTTAAACCACGTTATGTTGCATCAAACCGTTATAGGTCTTGAAACCAAGAAACAAATGGAAAAAATTGGTGAAGATCCTGATACAATTGTTGGATGTGTAGGTGGTGGAAGTAACTTCGCTGGAGCCACATTCCCATTCATTAAAGATCAGCTTGATGAAAAGATTGATTGCAAATTCATTGCAGCAGAGCCTTCATCATGCCCAACACTTACAAAAGGAGAATATAAATACGACTTTGGTGATACAGCCGGTTTAACACCGCTTCTTAAAATGTACACCCTTGGGCATGATTTCGTGCCTCCATCTGTACATGCAGGGGGCCTCCGTTACCATGGAATGTCATCATTAGTATCATTACTTGTACATGAAGGAATTGTAGAAGCCCGTTCAGTAGAACAGGAAGACATATTCAAGAGCGGTACCACCTTTGCCAAATGTGAAGGAGTAGTTCCAGCTCCAGAAACCTGTCACGCAATAAAAGTAGGAATAGACGAAGCATTAGAGTGTAAGAAAAATAAAGAAGAGAAAAACATCATAATCAACTTTTCAGGACACGGAATGCTCGACCTTAAAGGATACGATGATTACATAAACGGTACTCTTAAAGGTAAATAA
- the hisB gene encoding imidazoleglycerol-phosphate dehydratase HisB, with product MKRKKKMKRKTSETDIEILIDIDGEGKSNINTGIDFFDHMLDSFARHGFFDLQIHAAGDTKVDDHHTVEDVGILLGKAFSEALGDKKGIKRMSHAIIPMDDALATVAVDISGRSYTILDIKYKKEKVGNLSTENVEHFFESFANSARININAKVEGENDHHKIEALFKAFARSLKDAIRIEHDIIPSTKGVL from the coding sequence ATGAAAAGAAAAAAGAAAATGAAGAGAAAAACATCTGAAACAGATATTGAAATTCTGATTGATATTGATGGTGAAGGAAAATCAAATATAAACACTGGAATTGATTTCTTTGACCATATGCTGGATTCATTTGCACGACATGGCTTTTTTGATCTTCAAATTCATGCTGCAGGAGACACCAAAGTGGATGACCACCACACAGTTGAAGATGTGGGTATTCTGCTTGGAAAAGCATTTTCAGAGGCTTTAGGAGATAAAAAAGGAATAAAACGAATGTCACATGCCATAATCCCTATGGATGATGCCCTTGCAACAGTTGCGGTGGATATAAGCGGACGAAGTTACACCATACTGGATATTAAATATAAAAAAGAAAAAGTGGGAAATTTAAGTACAGAAAATGTTGAACACTTTTTTGAATCCTTTGCAAATTCAGCAAGAATAAACATCAATGCCAAAGTTGAGGGTGAAAATGATCACCATAAAATTGAAGCTCTCTTTAAAGCATTTGCAAGATCTCTAAAAGATGCTATAAGGATTGAACATGATATAATTCCCAGTACAAAGGGTGTTCTTTAA
- a CDS encoding nitroreductase family protein — protein MEFIELVKKRYSVRAYKNNHVEDEKLNTILEAARLAPTAVNYQPFQIIVIKTQGKKEELRSIYQAEWFSEAPLLICVCTIPEKAWTRRDGKNYADVDATIVMDHIILAATSLGLGTCWIGAFDVEAARRVLNLPEGVEPLVFTPLGYPADEIGTKSRKELSELVRYEKF, from the coding sequence ATGGAATTCATAGAATTGGTTAAAAAAAGATACAGTGTAAGGGCTTACAAAAATAACCATGTGGAGGATGAAAAATTGAATACAATCCTTGAAGCCGCCCGTCTTGCTCCAACAGCCGTTAATTACCAGCCTTTTCAAATAATAGTCATTAAAACTCAGGGGAAAAAAGAAGAATTAAGAAGCATTTATCAAGCAGAATGGTTCAGCGAAGCCCCCTTACTGATCTGCGTGTGTACGATTCCGGAAAAGGCCTGGACCCGCAGAGACGGTAAAAATTATGCAGATGTGGATGCTACAATCGTTATGGATCATATCATCCTCGCTGCAACAAGTCTTGGTCTTGGAACATGCTGGATTGGAGCATTTGATGTCGAAGCTGCTCGAAGAGTTTTAAATTTGCCCGAAGGTGTTGAACCACTTGTATTTACTCCTCTTGGCTACCCTGCAGATGAAATTGGAACAAAAAGTCGTAAAGAACTGTCAGAACTGGTTAGATATGAAAAATTTTAA
- a CDS encoding bifunctional 5,6,7,8-tetrahydromethanopterin hydro-lyase/3-hexulose-6-phosphate synthase: MYLIGEALIGSGNEIAHVDLVIGDKNGPAGAALVNSLTQLSIGHTPLLSVIRPNLMTKPATVIIPKVTVCCLEDANKIFGPAQTAVGRAVADAVEEGLIPEDKVEDIVILASIFIHPEAEDYRKIYQYNYGATKLAIRRAMEEYPTANKVLAEKDRGTHAIMGFKVVRLWNPPYLQVALDLDNMDEMERIIKSLPDRERILLEAGTPLVKKFGVGIVSKIRELRKDAFIIADLKTLDVGRIEVKMAADETADAVAISGLGTIESIEKAIHEAMKQGIYSILDMMNVDNFVEKLQSLRYKPDIVLLHRNVDLETMAAERGEELGEVTEWGNINQIKEILGKGKRVAVAGGITPNKVNMALTNGADIIVVGRYIIGSRDVRRAAEDFLEHMPQDPDTMRLALDEDESI, encoded by the coding sequence ATGTATCTTATAGGAGAAGCTTTAATAGGAAGCGGAAATGAAATAGCTCACGTTGATTTAGTAATCGGAGATAAAAACGGCCCTGCAGGGGCAGCATTAGTTAATAGTTTAACACAACTTTCAATAGGACACACACCACTTCTTTCAGTTATTAGACCTAACCTAATGACAAAACCAGCTACAGTAATCATACCTAAAGTAACTGTATGCTGTTTAGAAGATGCAAACAAGATATTTGGCCCAGCTCAAACTGCTGTAGGTAGAGCTGTTGCAGATGCCGTAGAAGAAGGGTTAATCCCCGAAGATAAAGTAGAAGACATCGTGATCCTTGCTTCAATCTTCATACACCCTGAAGCAGAAGATTACCGTAAAATTTATCAATACAACTATGGGGCAACCAAATTGGCAATAAGAAGAGCAATGGAAGAATATCCAACAGCAAACAAAGTTTTAGCAGAAAAAGACCGTGGAACACATGCAATAATGGGCTTTAAAGTAGTAAGACTATGGAACCCGCCATACTTACAGGTTGCACTTGATTTAGACAATATGGATGAAATGGAGAGAATTATAAAGAGCCTTCCAGACAGAGAAAGGATATTACTTGAAGCAGGGACACCGCTGGTTAAAAAATTCGGTGTGGGCATAGTAAGTAAAATCAGAGAACTCAGGAAAGATGCATTCATTATTGCAGATCTTAAAACCCTTGATGTAGGAAGAATAGAAGTTAAAATGGCTGCAGACGAAACTGCTGATGCTGTTGCAATCTCTGGACTTGGAACCATCGAATCCATTGAAAAAGCAATCCATGAAGCAATGAAACAGGGAATATACTCCATTTTAGACATGATGAACGTGGATAATTTCGTTGAAAAGCTTCAATCCCTCAGATACAAACCAGACATCGTATTATTACACAGAAATGTTGACTTGGAAACAATGGCAGCCGAAAGAGGAGAAGAACTAGGAGAAGTCACTGAATGGGGTAATATCAACCAGATTAAAGAAATTCTTGGTAAAGGAAAACGTGTAGCAGTTGCAGGTGGAATAACTCCTAATAAAGTCAATATGGCACTTACAAATGGTGCAGACATCATTGTTGTAGGAAGGTACATCATTGGTTCAAGAGACGTAAGACGTGCAGCTGAAGACTTCTTAGAGCATATGCCCCAAGATCCAGACACAATGAGGCTTGCTCTGGATGAAGACGAGTCAATTTAA
- a CDS encoding F420-dependent methylenetetrahydromethanopterin dehydrogenase, with the protein MVVKIGIIKCGNIGTSPVLDLLLDERADRPNIDVRTVGSGAKMNPEQIEDVVPRIADFDPDFVVFISPNPGAPGPARARELLSEMDVPAIIIGDAPGMGKKDEMDEQGLGYIIVQGDPMIGARRELLDPTEMASFNSDVIKVLALTGAYRVVQETLDGVIAGAESGNIELPKVAITTDKAVEAGNFTNPYAKAKAMAAYEMAQKVADVDLKGCFMVREMDKYVPIVASAHEMIATAAKLATEARELEKAGNTVCRTPHGGEGQTLSKTDLMKKPE; encoded by the coding sequence ATGGTTGTAAAAATAGGAATCATTAAATGTGGTAACATTGGTACCTCTCCAGTACTTGACTTATTACTCGACGAGAGGGCTGACAGACCAAACATAGATGTTAGAACAGTAGGTTCTGGCGCTAAGATGAACCCAGAACAGATTGAAGATGTTGTACCAAGAATAGCAGATTTCGATCCAGACTTTGTTGTATTTATAAGCCCTAACCCTGGTGCTCCAGGACCAGCAAGAGCAAGGGAATTACTATCTGAAATGGACGTACCTGCTATCATTATAGGAGACGCTCCTGGAATGGGTAAAAAGGACGAAATGGATGAACAGGGATTAGGTTACATCATCGTTCAGGGAGACCCAATGATTGGTGCAAGAAGAGAATTACTGGACCCAACTGAAATGGCATCATTCAACTCCGATGTTATAAAAGTGTTAGCATTAACCGGTGCATACCGTGTTGTTCAGGAAACACTCGACGGTGTAATTGCAGGAGCTGAAAGTGGAAATATAGAACTACCAAAAGTAGCTATAACCACAGATAAAGCCGTTGAAGCTGGTAACTTTACCAACCCATACGCTAAAGCTAAAGCAATGGCTGCATACGAAATGGCTCAAAAAGTGGCAGATGTTGACCTTAAAGGTTGTTTCATGGTCCGTGAAATGGACAAATATGTACCAATCGTTGCATCAGCACACGAAATGATTGCAACCGCTGCTAAATTAGCTACAGAAGCAAGAGAGCTAGAAAAAGCTGGAAACACCGTTTGCAGAACACCTCACGGTGGAGAAGGCCAAACACTCTCCAAAACAGATTTAATGAAAAAACCAGAATAA
- a CDS encoding TOBE domain-containing protein, translated as MADQKKPKYKLDMEVEVDDKIVSLNNKKSRLLQCIDKCGSIVKASKETGIPYRTALKNIEIMENELGQPIVVTHRGGRGGGGSSELTDKGREMLYKFIKINRFLKKHADLNEIEGIISDVDKEKKIMKVYLDKKEILLPISKGFNVEDKVLILISPSDIFITLEAQESSVRNILEGIITEMKFKKDIVRLTVNINENDVIVDITELSRKKLDLNLGKKVFIGFKAASVDIIKG; from the coding sequence ATGGCTGACCAAAAAAAGCCAAAATATAAACTGGATATGGAAGTAGAAGTTGACGATAAGATTGTTTCTTTGAATAATAAGAAATCCAGGCTTCTTCAATGCATAGACAAATGCGGATCCATAGTAAAAGCCTCAAAAGAGACAGGTATTCCCTATAGAACTGCCCTTAAAAATATTGAAATAATGGAAAATGAATTAGGGCAGCCCATTGTAGTCACCCATAGAGGTGGAAGAGGAGGGGGAGGAAGCAGCGAGCTTACAGATAAGGGAAGAGAAATGCTGTACAAATTCATCAAGATAAACAGATTTCTAAAAAAACACGCCGATTTAAATGAAATAGAGGGTATTATCTCTGATGTTGATAAAGAAAAGAAAATTATGAAGGTTTATTTAGATAAAAAAGAAATTTTACTCCCTATTTCTAAAGGATTCAATGTTGAAGATAAAGTTCTTATTTTAATAAGTCCAAGCGATATATTTATAACCCTTGAAGCCCAGGAATCAAGTGTCAGGAATATTCTTGAAGGAATAATAACTGAAATGAAATTTAAAAAAGATATAGTGCGTTTAACTGTTAATATCAATGAAAATGATGTTATTGTTGATATAACAGAATTATCAAGAAAAAAACTTGATTTAAATCTTGGAAAAAAGGTATTTATTGGGTTTAAAGCAGCTTCTGTTGATATAATAAAAGGATAA
- a CDS encoding HD domain-containing protein, producing the protein MVEKLIERFFEAASMQRWNDHIRPVELTELDKQAHKMVIAYVIAKIEEDRGSKVNWLDLIEGSIFEFLYRLVLTDIKPPVFHRMMGERREEMNSHVLKQLKEDLNSLNNKEFRQKFEIYFSKAESTFERKILRAAHYLATNWEFKIIYHAAPFIYGIEKTKENIENQIEDHYDLIGVQKILLGKKSYGFVDLCGQLRFQKRWAHSPRIPETSVLGHMLIVAITAYLCTIELKTPPCEKRIYNNFFAGLFHDLPEVSTRDIISPVKSAADLEDIIKDYENERMNEEVLPLIPKTWHDEMKYFTENEFENRINEGQKTQKGIKFEEINKKYNENKFSPVDGELIKACDKLAAFIEANLSIEYGITSKYLEEGRENIYNHFKNRKISGTDFGRIFDYFYKKQW; encoded by the coding sequence ATGGTAGAAAAACTGATTGAAAGATTTTTTGAAGCTGCGAGCATGCAGCGGTGGAATGATCACATAAGGCCAGTTGAATTAACAGAACTGGATAAACAGGCCCATAAAATGGTCATAGCATATGTTATAGCCAAAATTGAAGAAGATAGAGGAAGTAAAGTTAACTGGCTGGATCTAATAGAGGGTTCAATATTTGAATTTTTGTATAGACTGGTCTTAACTGATATTAAACCTCCTGTATTTCACAGAATGATGGGTGAAAGACGGGAAGAAATGAATTCACACGTCTTGAAACAGTTAAAAGAAGATTTAAATTCACTTAATAATAAAGAATTCAGGCAGAAGTTTGAAATCTATTTTTCTAAAGCTGAAAGTACTTTTGAACGGAAAATTCTCCGTGCTGCACATTATCTGGCCACAAACTGGGAATTCAAAATCATATATCACGCAGCGCCCTTTATCTACGGCATAGAAAAGACAAAAGAAAACATAGAAAACCAGATAGAGGACCATTATGATTTAATCGGTGTTCAAAAGATACTGCTTGGAAAGAAATCCTATGGATTTGTGGATCTCTGCGGTCAGCTGAGGTTTCAGAAACGATGGGCCCATTCACCCAGAATACCAGAAACTTCTGTCCTTGGTCACATGCTGATAGTAGCTATAACAGCTTATTTATGCACTATTGAACTGAAAACTCCTCCCTGTGAAAAAAGAATATATAACAACTTCTTTGCAGGTTTATTTCATGATTTACCAGAAGTATCTACCAGAGATATCATTTCTCCAGTCAAATCTGCAGCAGATCTAGAAGACATAATCAAAGACTATGAAAATGAACGCATGAATGAAGAGGTACTGCCTCTTATACCAAAAACGTGGCATGATGAGATGAAATATTTTACTGAGAATGAATTTGAAAATAGAATTAACGAAGGCCAGAAAACTCAAAAGGGCATTAAATTTGAGGAGATCAACAAAAAATATAATGAAAACAAATTTTCCCCGGTTGATGGTGAGCTTATAAAAGCCTGTGATAAACTCGCAGCATTTATAGAAGCTAATTTATCAATAGAATATGGTATAACTTCTAAATATCTTGAAGAAGGTAGAGAAAATATATATAATCATTTTAAAAACCGTAAGATTTCTGGAACAGATTTTGGAAGAATTTTTGATTATTTCTATAAGAAGCAGTGGTAG
- the heR gene encoding heliorhodopsin HeR, with the protein MDNELRRELIEKSPISFSGLKKLNIGAGIFLGIQGIIMIIIGYLLEWNQDIYTFYINFKVISLNPLNFQILPDPQVIFTLSYLGIIVSSFLLISAFALLSIAFWKNKNYVENLKKGMNPYRWYEYFFSSSIMLVIIATFVGVWDLWSLVMIFVLNAVMIMCGYLMEKINFYTKKTDWSAYLLGCLAGFTPWVVLAAYFIAALGSAETEPPTFVYAILAFYFIIFNTFSINMILQYKGIGKWKDYLYGERAYILLSFTAKTILAWLVFVGVFAP; encoded by the coding sequence GATAATGAGTTAAGAAGAGAACTAATAGAAAAGTCGCCAATATCCTTTTCAGGGCTTAAAAAGCTTAATATCGGTGCAGGAATATTCCTGGGTATCCAGGGAATAATAATGATTATTATAGGATATCTCTTAGAATGGAATCAGGATATATACACATTTTATATTAATTTTAAAGTAATTTCCCTTAATCCGCTGAATTTCCAGATATTGCCTGATCCACAGGTGATTTTCACACTTTCTTACTTGGGGATAATTGTATCTTCTTTCCTTCTCATTTCAGCATTTGCACTATTGAGCATAGCCTTCTGGAAAAATAAAAACTACGTTGAAAATTTAAAGAAGGGGATGAATCCCTACAGATGGTATGAATACTTCTTCTCCAGTTCAATTATGCTGGTAATAATCGCTACTTTCGTTGGTGTTTGGGATTTATGGTCATTGGTGATGATATTTGTTTTAAATGCAGTAATGATCATGTGCGGTTACCTGATGGAGAAAATAAATTTCTATACCAAAAAAACAGACTGGTCCGCATATCTTTTAGGATGTTTAGCCGGCTTCACTCCATGGGTAGTTCTTGCAGCCTACTTTATCGCTGCTTTAGGATCAGCAGAAACAGAGCCTCCGACATTTGTTTACGCCATTCTAGCATTCTATTTCATTATATTCAACACCTTCTCTATAAACATGATTTTACAGTACAAGGGTATTGGGAAATGGAAGGATTATCTATATGGGGAAAGAGCCTACATACTTTTAAGTTTCACCGCAAAAACCATACTGGCATGGCTGGTGTTTGTTGGAGTATTTGCACCATAA
- a CDS encoding TetR/AcrR family transcriptional regulator, with protein MADNTVQKIIDAALKVFGEKGYKGATTRVIAEEAGFSELTLFRKFKTKENLFDMALTQNIVKFKDEFQSVILEDRSEDPGEFLRTLIKDMARIVDDNFEFIHITNNEKSEESQPFKEEIINDLSTYIKKNIPDNQIDNKALAVTIFMVSYGISLSKHRGETFINHEEVLDGFINNSLQLING; from the coding sequence ATGGCAGATAATACAGTTCAAAAAATAATTGATGCAGCTTTAAAAGTTTTCGGTGAAAAAGGATACAAGGGCGCTACAACCAGAGTTATAGCAGAAGAAGCAGGTTTTAGTGAATTAACATTGTTTAGGAAATTTAAAACCAAGGAAAATCTTTTTGACATGGCTTTAACTCAAAATATTGTAAAATTCAAAGATGAATTTCAATCCGTAATTTTAGAAGATAGATCAGAAGATCCTGGAGAATTTTTAAGGACATTAATCAAGGACATGGCAAGAATAGTGGACGATAACTTTGAATTTATCCATATAACCAATAATGAAAAGAGTGAAGAATCTCAGCCTTTTAAAGAAGAAATTATCAACGATTTAAGCACTTATATCAAGAAAAACATCCCTGATAATCAAATAGACAATAAAGCATTAGCAGTTACTATTTTCATGGTTTCATACGGCATAAGTCTTAGTAAACACCGTGGAGAGACTTTTATAAATCATGAAGAAGTCCTTGATGGGTTTATAAACAATTCACTACAATTAATTAATGGTTGA
- a CDS encoding flippase — protein sequence MGNSGKNSKILKGSLLMMVSYLFFRAGGYIYRAILTRMLEPAGYGLVGLTLPLQGIFQSLSSVGFQPAIAKFVAQHNAVNEEDISRQVIITSLKFMMISGTLIGLLIFFSADWIANFYFHKPAMVYPLQAVSLITPFSVIVSVFRGSFQGFFKMEFIVASRAVEQIGMISIAVILVSIGFYAAGAVLGTGFGFMASAIVSFILFKKYIWVHFPQPATKISFKDELILLKTILTFSIPIAITGLSEMGIYDVGPLVIGRYLTVEDAAYYTTADPIARLPLIISLSVAAVILPAASEAASLKDKKLLETYITQSYRYVVLLVLPICVGIAIFARPLLSLLFDPKYIFGAPALSILVFGMTFYTLFMVSSSIVQGIGYPRLPMYIMLVGTAINIGLNFLMVPLYGLIGAAVATTIVTFLIMTAILWKTIQLTGVGLPYIDFAKIGFTSIIMGLPLILLPQTYIGLFVAIIISPIIFTIVFAVIGGFTKRDLRMLQRYGNKFGPLSGVLEIIVKFIERFAK from the coding sequence ATGGGAAATTCAGGTAAAAATTCAAAGATACTCAAAGGAAGCCTTTTAATGATGGTCAGCTACCTGTTCTTTCGAGCTGGTGGCTACATCTACAGAGCCATATTAACCAGGATGCTTGAACCTGCCGGATATGGTCTTGTAGGCCTTACATTGCCATTACAAGGTATTTTTCAGTCATTGTCGTCAGTAGGATTCCAGCCTGCAATTGCTAAATTTGTAGCACAGCATAATGCTGTTAACGAAGAAGATATATCAAGACAGGTGATTATAACTTCCCTTAAATTTATGATGATTTCAGGTACGCTTATTGGTCTTCTCATATTCTTTTCTGCTGACTGGATAGCGAATTTTTATTTCCATAAACCAGCTATGGTTTATCCTCTTCAAGCTGTTTCACTTATAACCCCATTTAGTGTTATAGTTAGCGTCTTTAGAGGTTCATTTCAGGGTTTTTTTAAGATGGAATTTATCGTGGCAAGCCGTGCAGTAGAACAAATAGGCATGATTAGTATTGCTGTTATATTAGTTTCTATCGGCTTTTATGCAGCTGGGGCAGTACTTGGAACTGGATTTGGATTTATGGCTTCAGCCATAGTTTCTTTTATCCTTTTCAAGAAATACATTTGGGTACATTTTCCACAACCTGCTACCAAAATTAGCTTTAAGGATGAACTGATACTTCTTAAGACTATTTTAACCTTTTCAATACCCATAGCAATAACAGGTCTTTCTGAAATGGGTATATATGATGTAGGACCCCTTGTTATTGGTAGATATTTGACTGTAGAAGATGCAGCGTACTATACAACCGCAGATCCTATTGCAAGACTCCCCCTCATAATTTCGCTTTCTGTAGCAGCCGTGATTCTTCCTGCAGCTTCCGAAGCTGCAAGTTTAAAGGATAAAAAGCTTCTTGAAACTTACATAACCCAGTCCTATCGTTATGTAGTCCTATTAGTACTCCCCATTTGTGTTGGAATTGCAATATTTGCACGACCTCTACTTAGCTTGTTGTTTGACCCTAAATATATTTTTGGAGCTCCTGCTCTGAGTATTCTCGTATTTGGAATGACATTTTACACACTTTTCATGGTATCATCAAGTATAGTGCAGGGAATTGGATATCCAAGGCTTCCCATGTATATTATGCTTGTAGGAACAGCGATCAATATTGGATTGAACTTCCTTATGGTCCCATTATATGGACTTATTGGAGCTGCTGTTGCAACAACCATAGTTACATTTTTAATAATGACTGCAATACTGTGGAAAACAATACAGCTGACTGGAGTAGGGCTTCCATATATTGATTTCGCTAAAATAGGATTTACATCAATTATTATGGGTTTACCCTTAATCTTATTACCTCAAACATATATTGGACTCTTTGTAGCCATTATAATTTCTCCAATCATATTTACAATCGTTTTTGCAGTTATAGGTGGATTTACAAAAAGAGATTTAAGAATGCTTCAAAGGTATGGAAATAAATTCGGACCTCTTTCTGGAGTATTAGAAATAATAGTTAAATTTATAGAAAGATTTGCAAAATAA
- a CDS encoding 4Fe-4S binding protein: MRIEVDKKKCTGCGECKEACPKGAKIWNVEDKAMATNLRFCHLCTICASKCPEQAILVVRDDNEPPE, encoded by the coding sequence ATGAGAATTGAAGTTGATAAAAAAAAATGCACTGGATGCGGAGAATGTAAGGAAGCATGCCCTAAAGGAGCTAAAATCTGGAATGTTGAAGATAAAGCAATGGCTACAAACCTGAGATTCTGCCACCTATGCACAATCTGCGCTTCAAAGTGCCCTGAACAAGCAATACTTGTAGTTAGAGATGATAATGAACCCCCAGAATAA
- a CDS encoding flavodoxin family protein — MIVGICGSPRQQATDFVTKEALKMLEKKGFETSYFSTRGKDIAPCMHCDYCIREKECIKKDDMYEVYSLIKDCEGLIMASPCYNGGISAQLKAVMDRTRAMGAADIDFLRNKVGMAIAVGGDRAGGQELAIQQIITYYVLTGAIPVSGGAWGANLGASFWSKDTLQGVKEDKEGFKSLKKTVNKFAEFLENIEIE; from the coding sequence ATGATTGTTGGAATATGTGGAAGTCCACGGCAGCAGGCCACTGATTTTGTAACAAAAGAAGCTCTAAAGATGCTTGAAAAAAAAGGTTTTGAAACCAGCTATTTTAGTACAAGAGGAAAAGATATCGCTCCCTGTATGCACTGTGATTACTGTATAAGGGAAAAAGAGTGTATTAAAAAAGATGATATGTATGAAGTCTACAGCTTAATCAAAGATTGCGAAGGGCTAATAATGGCTTCCCCCTGCTATAACGGCGGAATAAGTGCACAATTAAAAGCAGTTATGGACAGGACTAGAGCAATGGGTGCAGCTGATATCGATTTTTTAAGAAATAAGGTTGGTATGGCCATTGCAGTTGGAGGAGATAGAGCTGGAGGCCAGGAACTTGCAATCCAACAGATCATTACCTATTATGTCCTCACTGGAGCCATACCCGTAAGCGGAGGAGCATGGGGTGCAAATTTAGGTGCCTCATTTTGGTCAAAAGACACTCTCCAAGGGGTTAAAGAAGATAAAGAAGGATTTAAATCCCTTAAAAAAACTGTAAATAAATTTGCTGAGTTTTTAGAGAACATTGAAATAGAATAA